The Chryseobacterium sp. 52 genome includes a region encoding these proteins:
- a CDS encoding AAA family ATPase, translating into MIIDKEEIRKKKKKLDDCKAFLKKEFIGIDKIIDDLMEYIQIWYLMPEILTRPVVINLWGMTGVGKTDLVRKTVRFLEFQNRFVEIELSNSDETSWSKSVSDIFQSNRLNDEKPSIVLFDEIQRFNTIDPDGTPVPQTKFTDFWELLSDGRLSRRERDDLEHYLFSYLLRKKENDRRKKDGETEVEENPYLNLWDAKELKKYLSMEDDVMSIIDMKEEDMIKLILKKQKEKKIYEPVDYSKMLIIISGNLDEAFQMSRETSEADIDANIYHAFTKKITVVDIKNALSRKFRPEQVARFGNIHMIYFSLKTEDFQQLIQREINNLKTKTKSKFGISLKINKNINDLIYRNGVFPVQGVRPVFSSVVDILDTNLSKFLFEAIINDDKTIEVDYLVQQKTISGKVGERKIDIPYTGRIDSIRQSNQQDAVANISVHECGHAVSYMLYTGFAPLQLKSKVASSYAAGFTFPHQIHDTKESLLDRIKIYLAGGIAEEIVFGEHNASIGRSHDREQATILATDYIRKYGFDEEYQAAYSLEDYPHRMQHDITDKKIEKLIQDLAKKTREDLMLHLDLLKDMSIELSKKGSMLPKEIYSTAKKHKLEVSIKEEGYLHIAAYHKMLEQ; encoded by the coding sequence ATGATTATTGATAAAGAAGAGATCCGGAAGAAAAAAAAAAAGCTGGATGACTGTAAAGCGTTTTTGAAAAAAGAATTCATCGGAATTGATAAGATTATTGATGATTTAATGGAATACATCCAGATTTGGTATCTGATGCCTGAAATCCTGACCCGTCCTGTAGTGATCAATCTATGGGGAATGACAGGGGTAGGAAAGACGGATCTTGTCCGAAAAACCGTCAGATTTCTCGAGTTCCAAAACCGTTTTGTAGAGATAGAACTCAGCAACAGCGATGAAACTTCATGGAGCAAAAGTGTTTCCGATATTTTCCAAAGCAACCGTCTCAATGATGAAAAACCGAGTATTGTCCTCTTTGATGAGATTCAGCGTTTTAATACAATTGATCCTGACGGTACGCCGGTACCACAGACAAAGTTTACCGATTTCTGGGAACTTTTAAGTGATGGCCGTCTCAGCAGACGGGAGCGTGATGATCTTGAACATTATCTGTTCTCTTATCTTTTGAGGAAAAAAGAAAATGACAGACGAAAAAAAGACGGCGAAACAGAGGTAGAAGAAAATCCTTACCTGAACCTATGGGATGCTAAAGAGCTGAAAAAATACCTCAGCATGGAAGATGATGTGATGAGCATCATCGATATGAAGGAGGAGGATATGATCAAACTGATCCTCAAGAAGCAGAAAGAGAAAAAAATCTACGAGCCGGTAGATTACAGTAAAATGCTGATCATTATCAGCGGAAATCTGGATGAGGCTTTTCAGATGTCCCGTGAAACCAGTGAGGCAGATATAGATGCCAATATCTACCATGCTTTTACAAAGAAAATAACGGTTGTTGATATAAAAAATGCCCTGTCAAGGAAATTCCGCCCGGAACAGGTAGCCCGATTTGGAAATATCCATATGATCTATTTTTCATTAAAAACGGAAGATTTTCAACAGCTTATCCAAAGGGAAATAAATAATCTTAAAACGAAGACAAAGTCAAAGTTTGGGATCAGCTTAAAGATTAATAAAAACATCAATGACCTGATTTACAGAAACGGTGTATTTCCGGTTCAGGGCGTTCGTCCTGTATTCAGCAGTGTCGTTGATATTCTGGATACAAACCTCAGCAAATTTCTATTTGAAGCGATCATTAATGATGATAAAACCATAGAAGTTGACTATCTGGTACAACAGAAAACGATATCCGGAAAAGTGGGAGAACGTAAGATTGACATTCCTTATACCGGCAGAATTGACAGCATAAGACAGTCTAATCAACAGGATGCGGTAGCCAATATCAGTGTTCATGAGTGTGGACATGCTGTATCTTATATGCTGTATACAGGTTTTGCGCCACTACAACTGAAAAGTAAAGTGGCGAGCAGTTATGCCGCTGGTTTTACCTTCCCACACCAGATTCATGACACGAAAGAAAGTCTTCTGGACAGAATTAAAATCTATCTGGCGGGAGGCATTGCAGAGGAAATTGTTTTCGGAGAGCATAATGCAAGCATCGGAAGAAGCCATGACAGGGAACAGGCAACAATCCTTGCCACTGATTATATCAGAAAATATGGATTTGATGAAGAGTATCAAGCTGCCTATAGCCTGGAAGATTATCCACACCGCATGCAACATGACATTACCGACAAAAAGATTGAAAAACTCATCCAGGATCTCGCAAAAAAAACAAGAGAAGACTTGATGCTTCATTTGGATCTTCTGAAAGACATGAGCATTGAACTTAGTAAAAAAGGCAGTATGTTACCTAAAGAAATTTATTCGACAGCCAAAAAACACAAGCTGGAGGTTAGTATCAAAGAGGAAGGATATCTTCATATCGCAGCGTATCACAAAATGCTGGAGCAATAG
- a CDS encoding phage tail protein: protein MKNLILVCTVLISSVFTSTLKAQIDPYLGQIIYVPYNRVPVGWAECNGQLLPIAQNQALFSLLGTTFGGNGITTFALPDMRGRAPISQGMGPGSSNNYVVGETGGSESVTLTTTQMPAHSHTVNAVSSEGNQNVPTNSLPADTKLLDKEYSDANANTTMKPTMINPTGGNQPHENRSPFLTMRCIIATQGIYPSFN, encoded by the coding sequence ATGAAAAACTTAATTTTAGTCTGTACAGTGCTTATCAGCAGTGTATTTACGTCAACTCTAAAAGCTCAAATCGATCCTTATCTTGGGCAAATCATTTACGTTCCTTACAACAGAGTTCCTGTCGGATGGGCTGAATGTAATGGTCAGCTCCTGCCTATTGCTCAGAACCAGGCTCTTTTTTCTTTATTAGGAACCACTTTCGGAGGAAATGGAATTACCACTTTTGCTTTACCCGATATGAGAGGAAGAGCACCTATTTCCCAAGGAATGGGCCCAGGAAGCAGCAACAACTATGTAGTGGGTGAGACAGGCGGCAGTGAATCTGTTACTTTAACAACAACGCAAATGCCGGCACACTCTCATACAGTAAACGCTGTAAGCAGTGAAGGAAATCAGAATGTCCCAACCAACAGTCTTCCTGCAGATACGAAACTGCTAGACAAGGAATATTCTGATGCGAACGCTAATACGACTATGAAACCTACCATGATCAATCCGACAGGAGGAAACCAGCCTCATGAAAACAGGTCTCCTTTCCTTACGATGAGATGCATCATCGCAACACAGGGGATTTATCCATCATTTAATTAA
- a CDS encoding T9SS type A sorting domain-containing protein, whose product MKTLYLLALALGSSVAAQTITFNGCHNLFDNQNFVFNKTGVDTFNKNIYITTPVDGQPCGGFGTCEFKIKWNNTLTRWEFLADEGNDGSFTTPLLIYYNSTGNTGSARPPSNTFGTWVENTAITSGQCGGNLTSVNSTMTGDVHSSPLGTTDVTKSKIQIFPNPVSDVIRISGIDNGQTIQIYNVDGRLVRTDAFDQKIDVSNLSAGIYVLRITTKNFESHEFKFVKK is encoded by the coding sequence ATGAAAACGCTATACTTATTAGCCTTAGCTCTTGGAAGTTCTGTGGCCGCACAGACCATCACTTTCAATGGGTGTCATAATTTGTTTGACAACCAGAATTTTGTTTTTAACAAAACCGGAGTAGATACATTCAATAAAAATATTTATATCACAACACCGGTAGACGGACAGCCTTGCGGCGGATTCGGAACTTGCGAGTTTAAAATCAAGTGGAATAATACCCTGACAAGATGGGAATTTCTTGCTGATGAAGGAAATGACGGATCTTTTACGACTCCTTTATTAATATATTATAACTCAACAGGAAATACAGGCAGCGCAAGACCACCGAGCAACACGTTTGGAACATGGGTTGAAAACACAGCCATAACAAGCGGGCAGTGCGGAGGAAATCTTACTTCTGTAAATTCTACAATGACAGGTGATGTGCACAGTTCTCCGCTGGGAACAACGGATGTTACAAAATCTAAAATCCAGATTTTCCCAAATCCTGTTTCGGATGTGATCCGTATTTCAGGGATTGATAATGGACAGACCATCCAGATCTATAATGTAGACGGAAGGCTGGTAAGAACGGATGCATTTGATCAAAAGATTGATGTGTCTAATCTTTCTGCCGGAATATATGTTTTAAGGATTACCACTAAAAATTTCGAATCTCATGAATTTAAATTCGTGAAAAAATAG
- a CDS encoding GEVED domain-containing protein: MKKTFLYGALVLSVSLSAQQQQRWCGFDQTLREQDKANPGLRQTFDKIIQKVHAEKKNNPSSAVGKVVNGVYEIPVVVHLIHPSGAEIGTTYNKTDAEIQGWLERANQMYAGTYAWPSMAADFGQSAVFPIRLVLAKRDPNCNATTGIVRYNGGTLNGYNASGMAYQSANGANRAAIKGLAPHWPEASYFNIYVISMFDADPTPNAGLMGFAAFPNNLDANYESFMKSGVVTNPHDTTFAHEFGHAMGLYHTFDGGTYDAVPADPDFCPPTTGVCADDDDQVCDTERAGSGYTLWPVPTNSQLNTCTGANYQGVQYNMMNYSNSVAQKFTAGQGDRIEDLFMLLRSSLTTSKGATQLPSAPVAVGTPVAASCNPSGITTPGGFLVGPTSVKLGQINNLSAGYWPGAPSYYVDYTSKSCGLNIYTQLLVNQPQTIEVGFVKNDQSVRVWIDYNNNGTFEASELVATGDEIAVDANGNGLLTATFTPPATAVLNTPLRMRVLADAADPATITSCGQLSYGQVEDYTVKVVTTLGTSEVKADNNDLVIYPNPVATGDNVFIKAKNGKNLKVSISDMSGRLVASPSVSDVGNGIYKINQQLEKGVYMVQISNGTENKTSKLIIK, translated from the coding sequence ATGAAGAAAACTTTCCTTTATGGAGCTCTTGTGTTATCTGTTTCATTATCTGCACAGCAACAGCAAAGATGGTGTGGTTTTGATCAGACGCTACGGGAACAAGACAAAGCTAATCCTGGATTAAGACAGACATTTGACAAAATTATTCAGAAAGTTCATGCTGAAAAGAAAAACAATCCTTCTTCAGCTGTCGGTAAGGTAGTGAATGGTGTTTATGAAATACCTGTGGTTGTTCATTTGATCCACCCGTCTGGTGCAGAGATTGGAACGACTTATAATAAAACGGATGCAGAAATTCAGGGTTGGCTGGAAAGAGCGAATCAAATGTATGCGGGAACATATGCATGGCCAAGTATGGCAGCTGATTTCGGACAGTCTGCAGTATTTCCTATCAGGCTGGTACTGGCAAAGAGAGATCCGAACTGTAATGCTACAACAGGTATCGTAAGATATAATGGAGGAACTTTAAACGGATATAATGCATCAGGTATGGCATATCAGTCTGCTAACGGTGCAAATAGAGCTGCTATTAAAGGATTGGCTCCGCATTGGCCGGAAGCATCTTATTTTAATATTTATGTAATCAGTATGTTTGATGCTGACCCTACTCCTAATGCAGGATTAATGGGATTTGCAGCATTTCCGAATAACCTTGATGCCAACTACGAATCATTTATGAAATCAGGAGTGGTAACCAATCCACATGATACTACTTTTGCACACGAGTTCGGGCATGCAATGGGTCTTTACCATACTTTTGATGGTGGAACTTATGATGCTGTTCCCGCAGATCCGGATTTTTGTCCGCCAACTACAGGAGTATGTGCAGATGACGATGATCAGGTTTGTGATACAGAAAGAGCAGGAAGTGGCTATACATTGTGGCCTGTACCTACAAACTCCCAGCTTAATACCTGTACAGGAGCTAATTACCAGGGAGTACAATATAATATGATGAATTATTCTAATTCTGTTGCACAAAAATTTACGGCAGGTCAGGGAGATAGAATAGAAGACTTATTTATGCTGCTAAGAAGCAGTTTGACCACTTCAAAAGGAGCAACCCAGCTTCCTTCTGCTCCGGTTGCTGTCGGAACTCCGGTTGCTGCTTCTTGTAATCCTTCGGGTATTACGACTCCTGGAGGCTTTTTAGTAGGGCCAACCTCTGTTAAGCTAGGTCAGATCAATAATCTTTCAGCGGGTTACTGGCCGGGAGCACCTTCTTATTATGTAGATTACACTTCAAAATCTTGCGGTCTGAATATTTATACACAATTATTGGTGAATCAGCCACAAACAATTGAAGTAGGATTTGTAAAGAATGATCAGTCAGTTAGAGTGTGGATCGATTATAATAATAACGGAACATTTGAAGCGTCAGAATTGGTTGCTACTGGTGATGAAATAGCTGTAGATGCGAACGGAAACGGATTATTAACGGCAACATTTACACCTCCGGCTACTGCGGTACTCAATACTCCTTTAAGAATGAGAGTTTTGGCAGATGCTGCTGATCCTGCAACCATTACATCATGTGGACAGTTATCTTATGGTCAGGTAGAAGATTATACAGTGAAAGTAGTTACTACTTTAGGAACAAGTGAAGTGAAGGCAGATAATAACGATCTTGTTATTTACCCTAACCCGGTTGCAACAGGTGATAACGTGTTTATTAAAGCTAAAAACGGTAAGAACTTAAAAGTTTCTATTTCTGATATGTCAGGAAGATTGGTGGCAAGCCCATCGGTATCTGACGTAGGAAACGGAATCTATAAAATAAACCAACAGCTTGAAAAAGGAGTGTATATGGTTCAGATTTCCAACGGAACAGAAAACAAAACGTCTAAACTGATCATTAAATAA